The stretch of DNA acacacaggcagggtgTATGACCCTGTGTCCTCTCCTGTACCCCCTCCCTGCAGGGCTCTGCGTCACTGTGAGGAGATGATCCAGAGGTACAGCCGCGAGGTGAGCCGCGAGGTGGCCCTGGCGGGCGCCGCCCTGCCCCACGCCAGCCACAGCAACGTGGGCAAGGCCGTGGAGGACTGCATGAGGGCCATCATCGGCCTGCTGCTCAACCTCACCCACGACAATGGTGAGAGACTCGCACACAGCTGAACATAACCCCTATATGTCCACTAACCGGGGTTTGTGTGCCTGTTcccatccaggtgtgtgtgtgagggagttggCAGTAGTATtttctaacgtgtgtgtgtgtgtttgtagagtgGGGAAGCACTAAAACAGGCGAGCAGGAGGACTTCCTGGTCACAGCTCTGAACTGTGTGCTGCGGGCCCCACAGTACCTGGCTCAGGAGCAGCGCTTCGACATCAGAGTTctggtgagtcacacacacactatatattatgcacacagacacaccatttcTGCCGAGCATTTCAAAGCGTCTAGATCTCTGTGTATTCCACCTCCCTgatggtgtctgtgtgggtgtcctTCCAGGGTCTGGGCCTGCTTATCAACCTGGTGGAGTACAGTGCAAGGAACCGCTACTGCttggtggagatggagatggaggggggcgcTCCCTGGGAGAGCGTCCTGGCCCCCACCCAGGAGGAGCTGAATACGGGCTCTCTCAGCGCCATCGCTGCCCTGGTCCAGGTGGGGGCGGTGCATACgtgttatagtgtgtgtgtgtccatgtgtgtgtgtgtgtgtgtgttcaggcctcCTATAAAGTGCGtgacccttcctcccccccccccccccccccaccagctcttcctgcagCGCGAGCGCGCCGCCGTGATGGCCGAGGCGGAGACGGACGACTTCATCAACGACGCGCCCAAGCCGGCGCTGGACCAGAGCGGCGAGTGGCAGGAGACGGGCGGGGAGATCCAGTGGGTGGCGGCCGAGAACCACACGGAGATCGaagctgccaaggacaagaagaaggaagaggaggacgaggagctggACCTCAACAAAGGTaggggaggaacacacacacacacacacagtttgactTTGATCAAAGGCATATACTTAACATGTTATAATAATCACTTTGAATGATGGTTATTTTCTGGCCAGGTTCCACTGACATATAATTTTCTCTTTTTTATgccactctcccactctctcttttccacctctctctctcttgctctcctcagCCCTGCAGCATGCTGGCAAGCACATGGAGGACAGCATCGTGGCCTCCTACACTGCACTGCTCCTGGGCTGTCTCTGCCAGGGGAGTccggtaagaacacacacacacggagcagTGTCGGTGTTGCGTGTATTTGTTGTGTGCGTCAGTGTGCGTCACTGCTGGATTTGGACCGGCGTGAGCGTTGTAGGTTTGGGTGTGTCAGTGCTGACGCTGTCCCTGACactgtccctcctctcctccagactaATGTGACTACTGTTAGAGAGAACCTGCCAAAAGGAGACTTCTCCATCATGACGGAGATGCTCAAGAAGTTCCTCAATTTCATGAACCTGACGGTACGTTTCCATTGGAGGTTTGAAGGCATGGTTTCCTTGGCGCCATATGAGTGTATGGAGGCTGATGAGGGTCATGCCTCTCTGGTTGGCCTGTAGCTGGGCATCTCAATGGGGACCTTGTGTGATGAGAGTGTGTGGTAACtgacctctgctctctctccccagtgtgACGTTGGTACAGCAGGACAGAAGTCCATCTCGCGGGTCATTGACTACTTGGAGAACTGCTAAAGAAGcttgtctgtcctccctgctttctctctcacacacacactggtcacactggggctgaccacacacacatgcacacacagacagaaataccACTTCCAGATTTTCTTCATCACTTGGGAGTGGCAGGGCCTGTGTCCTCCATCCTGCAGCCTTGTGTCAGCCCAGCATCGCCCCTCCCCGAGCAGAGCCTCTGTCCCTGAGGACACACAGGCTCCATGGCCGGCCGCTCCTCTCCGTTCCCTTAGGACAGGTTATATCATTGATGATTTGAAAGACccaatttctctttttttaaattgccgaaatctttgtttttgtttatttgtgtgtgtgtgtgtgtgtgtgtgtgtgtgtgtgcgaaccaTTTTTGTGTAGAagatgttccagttgtgctCTTCTTCAGGTTGTACATATAAAATGCCCAAACCAgtattttgttttccttctctctttgctTTAATGACGTTTGTTTTTTAAGCAGTTCTCTCTTTAAAGGGATATGTTACTTATTTTTCTGTAACTTTCCAGTCTCACTACTATGGCATTGACAGTTCAGTTGAATGTACGTTACAGTTGCCAAGTGGTGAGAACTCCCATGGCCTCCATCAAACCATGTTTGGAGGGTGATTGGCCTGTGGGTAGTTTTAGAATGAGGGATTCACTGTGTTTTTGATGTTGGACCTCTACACATCAAGGTCTGAGTGAACTGTGTCTTTTTAAGTTTTGGACATCATCAGATCCCTTATCCCACCACAGACCTAAAGAGCATAATTCACtgacccaaacaaaacttttatATTAATCCTTAACCAGTGCAAGGTCCCGGTTCTCTTTGAAATGTCTCCTTGAATCCCCCCTCAAAGCCACAGTACTCTGAAGCTAACTTTAAAGCTTTGATGTGTATTTGCTTTGTTTGGCTATGTTTTCAAACCCCTCTGTTGTTGATAAGTGTCAGGGGTTGAGGACCAGACAATAGAAAGAGACAAACTAAGCATCACAAAATGAATTGTTCCAGAGTCAGTCCCTCGGAAACGTCATCTGAAATGCTTTTACTTCAAGCCTTGACCTGATGAACCTCGCTGTACAGAATTGGAaatatttaattatttaatttcctaccacaaaacatgtgttcaTTCAGCCTGGGTTTGTACAGATAAAATGTGCATTGACCAGTTGTCCTTGTCCAGCCTCTGAACAGACCTCCCAGCATCACCCAGTCTCCCTGGGAGACTCAGcctatctccccctccttcgcttcgtccttcacacacactcaccagttgCAGTTGAGTCGctgctgttttttttctttcttttgtaaAACCTAACTGAACACTTTCTAAAGTTTACAAGAGCTTTATTCAACTTGTTCACAAAAATCTGGAAAAATGAATGGAACAATGTAAATAGTACTTGTAAATTTTGCCTATTGGAAATTAGAACGGTAGACTACTTTTCTGAATCCAattctatttttattttatacagCATTTCTCAGTTGTGTTGTTTCAGAGTCAGATGAAAAGGTATACAAAGCCAACTGCAGGAACTTGACCTTTGTACCAGTTTCAAGAATAATGTCTTTGGTTACCTGTACTGTACATAATTTTAACTCAAAATAAAATTGCTACTTTCAgtacctttttttttctttcttaatttgcttTATTTTGATCTCAGCGTAGTTCCTAAAATAAGAACTTGTGTAAACATCCTTTAAATTACCATTAATAGTACAAAAAGTAAAGAAAATACTTTAGCCAAGTCATCAGACCAACTCAGGTCTACATACTGTAGATAAAATAGAAGATAAAACTATAAAAATAGTTGCTGAtaacttttcttttttactttgCCCCATTCGTCCTCTCCCAGAAGTTCATAAAACCTCTTTTCTCGTCATCACAATGCGTGCGAATCAAGCATCGATTGTCTTTGCCAATACCTAGCTGACCATTTGAGTCCGGGTCAGGCAGGTCGTTGTTCGATCCCTGCTCTGTAGAGTTCACCGGGGGGGGTTCTAGTGATCCTGTGTTCACCTGGTCcggcctggtctggtcctgaTCGGTGCTGATCTCCGTAACACAGGAATTGTCCTGTAACAACTCGCTGAGAGTGGATATGTAGATCTGCGCCATCTGAAGTGTCTCTGACTTTGATAGCTTTTTGTCGCTCTCCAGGTTGGGTATGACGCTCCGTAGGCGGTCGAAGGCGACGTTCAAAcccagcatcctcctcctctcccgggcGTTGGCTGCCATGCGGCGACGCCTCTGCGCTCTTTCTATGGCGCTCTGGTCCGGTTCGATATACCGGAGTCCTGGTCCTAACCGGAGTTCCACGATTGTGCACGGGTCACACTCGCTCCTGCGTTCCGCTGTCTTCTCCTCTACCCAACTACTTGGAGCGAGTGTCTGAAAATTTGACTCATGCGTAAGGTCTAAGTGATGCGCACTCAAGACGACTTTCACACCAGTATTGTCTACATCTCTGGAATTGTAAGACGCACAACTTCTACGGCGTGGCATTATCTTGGGCATACAACGAACAGCTCTGACAACTACAACTAAACGTTCAAGACCCCGGCCCACTTGTCATTAAAAAGTTTGCTACGTGAGGGCAGAATTTATTGACAAGCGACCGAGGCTTTAGGCTTGAGAGGATGCATGGGGGGCGTGGCTAGGGTCGTGTGCGCCTGATGAATAGCGCTAAGCCTCTTTGATAAAGACTGCGGGGAGTCAATTTACCAAGTTCATCAAAAGTGGATTAGGTCCGTGCCAGTGATCACCGGGCGCATGGTCTTGGCTCATTCTGCGATGCCACTTCTGAGCTACTTAGACATTCATTAGCGATTCTTTAGATAAAGAAGAAACAGGCTTTTAACAGATAATCTCATTGTCAGCCACAAAAAAGGACACAAATTGGATAACTTATTATTGTGACGAAAATACAGGAATTATTTAACCAAGTGAACCAGCAATAACCTTATCGTGTGTTCCATTCACCTAGGCTATACATACATGCCATTCATTAGGCCTACACATTTAAATTAGCCTTTGGTTAAACCTAGACAGCCGGATAGGTTTTGGGTGGAATGTCGGACTCACAGGCTATTGGCTAAACAGAAAATAAATGAATGCATCCAAATATATTTCCCGACAGTTACAGACCACATCCTCAGCGGTGATCTAATCCAATTTAACAGTGTCCACTAAAACTATTGGGGTTTCAGTTCTCTCTGCATGTTGGAACCACAGCAACCCACGCATGGGGTTTAAAAACAACACAGCATGCTCACACAAATAAGTAAATCAATGAATAAAACTCAAACCACACAGAGGAGTGGTCCCTAGGAAGCCAGCAGCAGCAAAACGTGGTGAGGTGGTCCCTGGCCTGACAGTTGCTGGCACGCTCCGCTTATTAAACCTAATGAAGCGTCTCATTGAGGCGAGGACGCGGGCTCGTGATCAAACCCAGCGCCGCGCGCCGGATGGTTGGAGCAGAGGGACCCCCGCGCGGAGGGTAAATTGGGGTGCATGCATGCCTGTCAGAGCAAAACAAGAAGAAATGCTACCATCATTCGCTGACAGGATTAGAGGTGGAGGGCAACACGGGCGatactttttcttcttttcagtGTTTGCCATCTACAACAAAGGGATGCACCGTCCAAACCGGACGGATGAGCCAAAAGTGCAGGATTGAAGCGCACACTTGTCAACATTGATTAACTTCTGTAAAAAATAGAACAAAGGGAAAGCGATACAACACGGCTTGATTTAAAAGTAATTCAGCAACACACTCTGTTAAGATGGTGACATCGATCTAAGACTAATTTAATGTATCTAGACAACCCAAGTATTTGATAGCTACTTTTGGTCCCCTTAAATAACCGTAGAGTAGTCAATGCTGCAGGACAACAATGATAAGCTTGACATAGTGTGTCAAACTGTTTTAGTCAGAAGGAAAAACTGCTTTAAAACTTGGACAGATATGTCCAATATGGTTTAAAACTTTGATGAAATACTTTTCTATTCAGGTAGTATTTTGACCAAATCAGCCAGGGATTTCACTTAATCTTTATGATTCAAACATATTAGTCACTCTTCATGCCCTTATGCACAGATACAATTACGACCAGTTCTCCTGCCAGGAAGTGAAATAGGTTAGCTGCACTTTCCAGCAAATGTATATGAAAACAGTTGAAGTGTCTACAGTAAAACTGTGCCAAAGAGGTATAATTTACTATCCTGTAATTAACATAATAGGACAATCACTTGATCTTTTCCTAACATTTATTTGATCTGGAATGCTTATGTGCAGTGTTCATGTGCTGTTTAAAAATATTATCCTAAAATAATTAAAGTAAATCATTGATTGCACTGTCGTTTACTAAAAGTAtagtgagcttgtgtgtgtgtgctggtccgATATGTCCAGGTGGTCTCCCTCTGGCCCAACAACCTGCTCTCAGGCCCCATTCAGCATTTGGGCCCCTTATTGATCAAAGTAGCTCTCGGACACTTTGATGTGTTTGATCAGTGGTCagtcaagacagagagaggaagacaggacgATCAGCTTGGACCACTGGCGTTGGGAGGTTTggtcgtcctcttcctcctaaaCCACCCCCTCTtacaccccctgcccctcctccccgtcACACTAATTTGGTTAATTTTGGTCTCCCGTGTTCTACCAATACAATCCTTTTTAGGTACCTCCCCTACTACCCTCCCCGCAGAACCCCACCACCAACATCAAGCCCTGTCACTCccttctcacccccaccccatacTCCCTCTCTTGTTAGTTTTCTTTCACATCGGAAGACCTTCCTGCACCCCTCATTGTGCTTTGGCCCCTATTGGCCCAATTACCAGGCATTGATTAGGCTAGCGAACCAGCCGTGAGCAGCTAGGGACAGCCAGGCGTGCTGCTGTGCTAATGAAAGCCTCCCCCACGGGATCCTCTGGGCCTAtgtcagcacacaaacacacaaacacactcacaaactggtgcatatttgtgtgtgtacttgtttgcgtgtgtgataAGAGCGATTAAAAGCATATGAGATTGATTTTGTATGTTGATGGGGCAGATttttgtttagtgtgtgtgtaccacagtGTGTCTACAGTCGTCCATAAATTGCCTAAAATGGTACACAACTGCCTTATATCCTGCTACTTGCTGGCTTGATTTCCTAATTGATCTTCGGAATAATGATCAGTATAGACCTGCTTGTTCTCTCTGgctaatacacatacacactaacacacacgcatatatagggagtcagatggctgagtggttagggaattgggctagtaatcagaaggttgctagttcgattcccggctatgccaaccaaatgacgttgtgtccttgggcaaggcacttcaccctacttgcctcggggagaatgtccctgtacttactgtaagtcgctctggataagagcgtctgctaaatgactaaatgtaaatgtaatgtaatatattCCCCACAGTGGGAAAAGATAATTGCTTTCTATTGATGGAGCCACAAGTCCTTTGGGACTAAAGCAGGAAGCCAGGTTGTTGGACGCTGTTATTTCAACAATTGCTGTCCCCAATAATCACACCCCAGTATCGGTCACCAACCACCTTGGGGAATTTATGGTGAGGatgagtgtttgtctgtgtgtgggaagaGTACAGACAGTGTCAATGACAGTCCTGAACTTTTAACAACGAATGTTGTCTCTATCAAATACCACACTATGATGACAACATGGAGACCATGGGAGTTTCAGAGATGGTGATGGTTGTGGTGCTTGAGCCTCCAGAGCATGTAGCTgaagaagctgtgtgtgtggtagtcgtGTCATATCCTCATTATTCCATcaggagcgaggagaggggagcactgcaggggagcagagagggtgcGTGTGCTCGCTTTCTCAACTTCCTGATTAGAATGCATTCTGGGAGGCGGCTGGGACGGGCtggcatcagagagagagagggagagagagggagagagagagggaagagagggagagagagagggaaggagggagggagggagggggaaagagagagggagggagggagggagggggagggagagagagagggaaggagggagggagggagggagggagggagggagggagggggagggagggagggagggagggaaggaaggagggagagagagagagacagagagagagagagagagagagagagagagagagagagagagagagagagagagagagagagagagagcgagggagggacaaaaagtgagggagagagagatcaggagagaTCAGCAGAGATCAAGAGAATAGGGTCAGTCACAGGTCTCACAGCATCGATACGTCGGGTTCCTGTGCCGTTTCATCTCTTGTTTACGACTGGTTGCTGTCATGAACTCTCCCCCCGCTACCAACACCTTTACGTACCTTAGCAGTGCCACACCAGTTCATTTTTGTCAGGAAAAAACGAGTTGaaggcaaaaaaaaacatcaatgaAATTTGGATTTGGAAAATAAGGTTGGAGAGATTCCCATATGCTCAAAGTCAATGCTACTTTTAACAAAGTTGTCAACTCTCTGTGGCTAGTACGATAAATGGTCAacgcaaaaacaaacaaaaaagtttTATATCTCAAAACAAGCAGTAGACTATGGTCGGCCCActgataaaaaaatacaaaatgtgtTCAATTTGAAACATTTTCAGCTAATTACCTCAGTCAGGTCAATAGTTCAACATTAACAGATTGGCTAGCTAATGAAAAGCAGATGAAACATGAGAAATGATCGCCTCATATACAATTCTTCTAATATTTCTTCCTACATGACCACAACCAGATCCATAGAGTGGGTATGAATGTGACTCTTTCAATATATTATCAAGACCTCTCATTAAATTGAGTCAATGGATAATGGATTACTTTTATGATCTAGTTGGATCGTACGACTTGAAGTATATCTAGTCTGGTCATTCTCTTCAGTCTCTTGTCAGTATTGACTACTGTagtattttagtttttttttatgaaagaaaTGGTATATAGATAGATGAGGATGGTACCTCTATCCATCTTTTCTCCCCATGAAGAGGGATGCTGGGTTGGAACGGCTGGATGGTTGGGTTGGTTGAgtctgtgtggtgggggtggtatTGTTGGATGGtagggggagtgtgtggtgaGGGATGGTCAAATGGTATAGTtaatgtgagtctgtgtgtggctctgtgtgtgtgtctatgtgtgtgtggtagtcgtGTCAGATCCTCATTATTCCATcaggagcgaggagaggggagcactgcaggggagcagagagggtgcGTGTCCTCGCTTTCTCAACTTCCTGATTAGAATGCATTCTGGGAGGCGGCTGGGACGGGCtggcatcagagagagagagggagagagagggagagagagagggaagagagggagagagagagagaaggagggagggggcgaagGAGGGGGTCTTCATTCCAGTCCTGATCCTAACTCTCTTTCtgcatctttctctccatcttcttccAAGCCTTTTTGACCAGAAACCTGCCAACGCATCCAGCATTGATGGTCTGTATCTGAAAGACAAGAAAACCAGAATACTTGCACACTCCTAGACTGGTGGACACAGATCCATGTGACCCTATTGAAATACCTTAGATACATGGGCCAGAGCAAGGTGGAGATCTGTCTGAGCCTGCTTCTTCTCCATCCTGTACAGCAGCCGCTCttctgctgccctctgctgcttctcctccatctcaagGCTGCTCCGTGTCATCTCCAGGAGAGAGGCCTGAGCCTGGGACAGAGACTCCTCAGCCCTCCCCTGGGCTTCCAGAGCCTGGATCTTCTCATCTACCAAgatctttctctccacctctctctttgtcagcaGGCCCTTTAGCTCTCCTGTGGCTGACTCCTTTTGAGCCTGCGTGGCCACCATGCTGACCTTGGTCTGCTCCAAAAGATCCTCCAAGCGGCTGCTCTCTTCAGCTGACTGGGCCTTTGTAACTGCCTCAGttagcttttttttctttctcaaggCTCTGTTCCAATCTCTCCGTTTTGGCTGTAAATGCTGCAGTGTTGGTCTTGTTTCCAGAATTCTTAATATGTTGAAGCAGCCTGTGCACCTCTTTCTGCATCTGGGCCAGTCCTTCTTCAGCAGCTGCTGTTCTGCCGCACTCCGCCGCTGCTCCATGAAATTGCCAACGCAACACATTCGTGACTTGCGAGTCTCACCCGCGGAGGCAACCGTTTCCTCTGCCACCGTCACAGCGGTAACAGGTACTTTGACATCAGGAGCCTGTATGGACAGAGAAGTTTTACATTTTCATACAGATTTAGGATTCTATACTGCTTTAGAGAATGTAGTGCTtttgttatttgtattttttattatgaTTTAACTTACAGAAAGGTTGCTGATGGAGGGTTTAGGGTCCTTGACTTTCTCCTCTTCAGGTTGAGGAGCTGCCAACTCCCACGCAGCTCTCTGATAAAGCATTAAACCATTAGTCCATATTCATGGAATTATGTAAAACCCAAGTAGCTTATAGCCAATGTCGCCAAACAGATGAAAAACTAATTTTACATATTACGAAACAAAGTCATGTTGTTTCCTTTTCTGCTTGCCTCAGTGACTTTCTTTTCATTGTAAAATCATTTCCGCAAAGCAAAACACATTGCCTGTGTTTTATCACTCATTTGTAATGTTGTAGTTTTGCCTTGATCTCTAGGTGCACCTTGAATAAATGTTAACAGAACAGTCAATTGTCGCTGGATTATAAAGTCTAGACCACACTACACAgacgcttaacccttgtgttatcttcgggtcattctgacccatcagtcattgtgacccaccgtcgtattgcgacaactttaccacatacaaaaacaaagtgaagcattttcttttaaccgttgggctgtctcagaccccccacattgcgaaggttaaaataaaattattttaatttgtttttgtattgggtaaaattgggtaaacacaacgatggttcgttatgaacctttgggtcat from Osmerus eperlanus chromosome 12, fOsmEpe2.1, whole genome shotgun sequence encodes:
- the atoh1c gene encoding neurogenic differentiation factor 6 gives rise to the protein MPKIMPRRRSCASYNSRDVDNTGVKVVLSAHHLDLTHESNFQTLAPSSWVEEKTAERRSECDPCTIVELRLGPGLRYIEPDQSAIERAQRRRRMAANARERRRMLGLNVAFDRLRSVIPNLESDKKLSKSETLQMAQIYISTLSELLQDNSCVTEISTDQDQTRPDQVNTGSLEPPPVNSTEQGSNNDLPDPDSNGQLGIGKDNRCLIRTHCDDEKRGFMNFWERTNGAK